A section of the Engystomops pustulosus chromosome 3, aEngPut4.maternal, whole genome shotgun sequence genome encodes:
- the LOC140122950 gene encoding interleukin-17A-like, with product MAAPRTSMVLVSWFLLSLSSCVHGRDEEIPGTEGWDVPPVSGGDCPFPVDTTFPSRVKVDMRVSSRSSAQMMMESVRSRSMSPWEYSSNVDHNRVPVVINEARCLHHGCVDPEGNVDLSMNSVPIRQEILVLHGEMRGCVPVYKLDKQLVTVGCTCVRPIIQHLK from the exons ATGGCCGCGCCCAGAACATCAATG GTTCTCGTCTCGTGGTTTCTTCTGAGCCTCAGCTCTTGTGTCCATGGAAGAGACGAGGAGATACCTGGTACAGAAGGGTGGGATGTCCCTCCAGTGTCCGGGGGGGATTGTCCATTTCCTGTGGACACCACATTTCCTTCCCGTGTGAAGGTGGATATGAGGGTCAGCAGCAGAAGTTCTGCTCAGATGATGATGGAAAGTGTGAGGAGCCGCTCCATGTCTCCATGGGAATACAG CTCTAATGTGGACCATAACCGGGTTCCTGTGGTCATCAATGAGGCCAGATGTCTCCACCACGGCTGTGTGGACCCTGAGGGGAATGTGGACCTCAGCATGAACTCAGTCCCCATCAGACAGGAGATCCTGGTCCTGCATGGTGAGATGAGAGGATGTGTCCCCGTCTATAAGCTGGACAAGCAGCTGGTCACCGTGGGCTGCACCTGTGTCCGGCCCATCATCCAGCACCTGAAATAG